The genomic region CACCGAAGACGGAGTCATCGAGACAGTCGTTGAAACGGAAGCGACCGGCCAAACGCTAATCATGAACGAAATAGTCGAAGATATCGAACCTGAAGAACAAGGAACCGGCGGAACCGACGACaaaacgaaaaagaagaaaaaatacaaaaagaaaccACCAAAACCGAAAAAACCAAAACCCGGTCAAGTTCATATAGCAACAGCTTTAGATGGAACCACGCTATTTTGTTGTCCAGAATGTCATATGGCGTATCcagaaaaagaacttttagaacaacaCTTGATTGGGCACAAAATTGAAAGGCGGTTTATTTGCGATATTTGCGGCGCTGGATTAAAAAGGAAAGAACATTTAGAACGACACAAATTGGGTCATAACCCCGAACGACCTTACGTGTGTTCGGTTTGTATGAAAGGTTTTAAACGGAAAGAGCACCTCAATTTGCACTACGTTATTCATTCGGGTGAAAAAACCGAAATTTGCACGGAGTGTGGGAAAGGATTTTATCGAAAAGATCATTTAAGAAAACATGCGAGATCGCACGTAGCACGGAGGGCGAAGGAAGCgctacaacaacaacaacaacaacaacagcagcaacaacaacaaacGGGGATTAAAGAAGCAACAGTTACAATTCaggtaaaaaatttattactttttcattttttcacttttttctttacatCTACAAAATGGTGTTATcggtttattcaaaaaaattccatCTAAGCAACTTTGAATGTCCTGAAAAACTTCCTCGACGCTTTTATTTGAATCGATATAAGTAATTCGAGGACCGTACATGTCTAAGACGTCTTGTACCGTTTCTGTGAATGTAATTAATCGTTTTCTTATGGTTTCTTCGTTATCATCGCTTCGGCCGGAAGTTAACGCACGCTTTTTTAATCGTTCAACTAAAACGTCTTCGGGTGCGTCTAAGTATATAAAAGCTTCAATCGGGCCTACCTCTTTCTCAAATTCAACACCTTGCGTTTTTTCGCGGGGATAACCGTCGATTAAAAACCCGGTTGCGCTTTTACTTTCGTCGATCGTTGCGCGTAAAAGCTTTAAAATTTCATCGTTTGAGACTAGTTTACCTTCTTGAACGGTTTCGCTGAGGATCGCCGCCGATTTAGTTTGCGTGCTGATTTTTGCCCGTATTAAATCGCCGGTTGAGATGTGATCGAGGTGGTATTTTTCGACGATTAGGTCGCATTGGGTTCCTTTACCGCTTCCGGGGCCCCCTAAAATGCATATTATCGGCCGACGGATCTTCGTTGACATTAATTTAAACACATATCGGGCGGATGTTGGGAGTATTTTAGATGGgttactaaaatttttccattaatttctttttttgacgtgaatttttttatttttatttgtgtttgACATTTCATAAAACCGTGAACTGTcaattttacgtttttataACACACTAGCGCCATCttgtaatacaaattataattaaatcatGTTGACAgctagtaataataattttaaatattaatttgtgttACTGTTATGTATATAAAAGAGGTAAATATATATGGTATTTAGTTCCTtttcatcaaaaaatgttgtttaaaacataatatttatataattttaaatttaagtaacGCCATCTTTCGccatttttgtttcaattgaCTTTagtaacataacctcactttataATCGTCAAAATTTTTAAGGTACCTAATTTTCAATTACAAATACAAGTACCGCAACACCACTTTCAAGGGGCGGAAAGTCAACAATAAATGtatatagtattttaattgCTTTTAACCAAAAATGGTTGTTTGgaacataataattttaaatttaaataacgcCATCTTTCGtcatttttgtttcaatagACAATTAGTgacttaacctcactttataaacgtcaaaatttttaaGGTGCCGAATTCTCAATTACAAATCCCGTTGCAAATACAAGTACCGCAACACCACCTTCAAGTGGCGGGAAGTCCAGAGGAGGAGTCCCCGCAAGTGAGTACAGTCGTTTTGCCGGCTTCGGACCCATTGGCGATTGTACCCCACTAAAACGGGGTGATCGTTTTAAAATAGGTGTACATATAAGATTGTATATTACTTGTATCTgtatattaaagaagaaagatttttttggtaacttaaagaaaattatatataaataatttaaatgaaattgtgAGTGAGAGCGATGTTGCAAGAAAgataaagttgtttttgtaCAGGTTAGGTTGAAATAGTGCCTCTTAAAAAAGGTGAATCAAAGATATACTAATAAAGAAAGCgtaagtttaaataaaaaagaattaaaaaggaattctaaatttttctactttgttttctttgataatatc from Onthophagus taurus isolate NC chromosome 5, IU_Otau_3.0, whole genome shotgun sequence harbors:
- the LOC111418357 gene encoding uncharacterized protein — translated: MNFTPFGVGVPLTAALPVGTQFTTGKITQTGTTTNGQVVGVLQGCENGVHYIRPLDANAFATTTQAQTAPAGQQTLITLPITMPGAKPGDPQQTVQIQVVNSAAQPPTSQAQSPKYQISQIPIQTFGQGATVLTVAYNSTQDGIQILDGQNGIPEGMTVVAAIQPQDIQIIPAQTIDTSNSDKTGKELITPVALIKSENNKDDVETTISMPTTYIQTNSVQEYLKMHNNSLPLGLQQFLKFNNTEVKREQITEDGVIETVVETEATGQTLIMNEIVEDIEPEEQGTGGTDDKTKKKKKYKKKPPKPKKPKPGQVHIATALDGTTLFCCPECHMAYPEKELLEQHLIGHKIERRFICDICGAGLKRKEHLERHKLGHNPERPYVCSVCMKGFKRKEHLNLHYVIHSGEKTEICTECGKGFYRKDHLRKHARSHVARRAKEALQQQQQQQQQQQQQTGIKEATVTIQVPNSQLQIPLQIQVPQHHLQVAGSPEEESPQVSTVVLPASDPLAIVPH